The following nucleotide sequence is from Kineobactrum salinum.
CGCCAGCCCGCTGCTGATTACAGCCTCCCTGTCATTCTGCCAGGCGATCTCGATTTCCCGGCGCTGCAGCAGCCCCTCTTCGACCACATACACATAGCTGCCCTGGTAGATCGCGCTGATGTCGATCACGATCGCCCGCGCCAGTTGCCGGCCGGCGATACGTGCAGTGACATACTCACCGATCTTCAGTGGCCGGCGGGCGCCAGCTCCGCTCTCCGCATCCACCTCCAGTGCAAAGGGGTCGTCCACCTGGGCCACCACATGCAGCTGCCGCGAGTCTTCGTCGATCGCTCCCTCGGTACGTACCAGGAAGCCCTGCCAGCTGCTGCCCGCCGCCAGCTGCGAGTGCAGAGTTACCCGCACCGGCTCTTCCGACGTCCCGGTCAAGCGCCGCCGCGGCTCCGGCAGATCGATATAGGCGAGGTCGGAATTGGCCAGTGGCAAGCGGATCTCGACATAGTCGCTGGCGTAGATCTCCGCCAGTTGGGCATTGGCAGATATCACCTGGCCGATATCCGCTTCAGTGGTGAGGACGCGGCCGTCAAAGGGCGCTTTGATGCGGGTGCGTTCAAGGCTCAACTCGGCCTTGCGCAGCGCCGCCTCCGCCGATGCCAGGTCCGCCTGCGCTGCCAGGAGCTGGGGTTTGCGCAGCACCAGCGCGCCGGGCTCGCCACCGTCGCCCAGACGCTGCCAGTTTTCCAGCGCCTGCTGCGACAATGCCTCCTCCTCCGCCAGCAGCTGCCGCGCCTCCAGCAGACTGGCGCGGGCAATCTGAACGTCGGCTTCATAGTCGCGGGAGTCGATGCG
It contains:
- a CDS encoding efflux RND transporter periplasmic adaptor subunit, with the protein product MQASSFKLTRQRLLPWIVLAGLLLFAALALYNPPEAGRRPPSVEPRLSVETVTIVPASYQVVIDSYGSVRPRTRNMLVSQVAGEVTWINPQFRDGGVFRAGDELLRIDSRDYEADVQIARASLLEARQLLAEEEALSQQALENWQRLGDGGEPGALVLRKPQLLAAQADLASAEAALRKAELSLERTRIKAPFDGRVLTTEADIGQVISANAQLAEIYASDYVEIRLPLANSDLAYIDLPEPRRRLTGTSEEPVRVTLHSQLAAGSSWQGFLVRTEGAIDEDSRQLHVVAQVDDPFALEVDAESGAGARRPLKIGEYVTARIAGRQLARAIVIDISAIYQGSYVYVVEEGLLQRREIEIAWQNDREAVISSGLAGDEQLVVTPLGQVTSGTRVTIVAQQRQVVQSDAASAGRGPRSTGSGHAGPPHQAELGAQP